A region of Flavobacterium album DNA encodes the following proteins:
- a CDS encoding RtcB family protein → METQITGTDLLSAGYTETPILGLALKLANTAYSGQPKEDVVALFKKVKGYPESFLDDEVLEPLATAMIEEANIPKEDIIPLIENAKEYAVYGEKNIEKGALDQMNIAMRLPVTVAGALMPDAHQGYGLPIGGVLATRNAIIPYGVGVDIGCRMALSVYDIPAEDYMLNESKYKRELIAHTKFGAGHGYHGQYKASHDVIDRAEFGMTKFIKNLQDKAWSQLGTSGGGNHFVEFGIIEFEERDEALNIDKGRYVALLTHSGSRGFGATVAGHYTRLAKDLCKLPKEAANLAYLGLDTQEGQEYWIAMNLAGDYASACHEVIHDKMAKAIGAQVLAKVENHHNFAWKEMHEGEEVIVHRKGATPAGKGVMGIIPGSMTAPGFLVRGKGEEAAINSASHGAGRQMSRTQAIKNITKADMKQVLKDHGVNLIGAGRDEAPMAYKDIDMVMAAQTGLVDVVAKFTPKLVRMADDGSRED, encoded by the coding sequence CTTAGGCCTTGCGCTGAAGCTTGCCAATACGGCTTACAGCGGCCAGCCGAAAGAAGATGTAGTAGCGCTTTTCAAAAAAGTGAAAGGCTATCCTGAAAGCTTCCTGGATGATGAGGTGCTGGAACCCCTGGCAACTGCCATGATAGAAGAAGCCAATATACCAAAAGAAGATATTATACCCCTGATAGAAAACGCAAAGGAATATGCCGTTTACGGTGAGAAAAATATAGAGAAGGGCGCTTTGGATCAGATGAATATTGCGATGAGACTTCCGGTAACGGTTGCCGGGGCGCTGATGCCCGATGCACACCAGGGTTACGGGTTGCCGATAGGCGGGGTGCTAGCCACAAGGAATGCCATTATACCATACGGTGTAGGCGTGGATATAGGGTGCAGGATGGCGCTTTCGGTATATGATATCCCTGCGGAAGATTATATGCTAAACGAGTCGAAATACAAAAGGGAGCTTATCGCGCATACTAAATTTGGTGCAGGCCACGGTTACCACGGCCAGTATAAAGCCAGCCACGATGTAATAGACCGGGCAGAATTCGGGATGACGAAATTCATCAAGAACCTTCAGGATAAAGCATGGTCGCAGTTGGGAACATCCGGTGGAGGTAACCACTTTGTGGAGTTTGGTATCATCGAATTTGAAGAAAGGGATGAAGCACTTAATATTGATAAAGGACGGTATGTGGCATTACTGACCCACTCGGGTTCGAGGGGATTCGGTGCTACGGTAGCGGGGCATTACACCAGGCTGGCAAAAGACCTTTGCAAATTGCCTAAAGAAGCCGCCAACCTTGCCTATCTGGGCCTAGATACACAGGAAGGACAGGAGTACTGGATAGCCATGAACCTTGCCGGCGATTATGCTTCGGCATGCCACGAGGTGATCCATGATAAGATGGCGAAGGCTATTGGCGCACAGGTACTGGCGAAAGTGGAGAACCACCATAACTTTGCCTGGAAAGAAATGCACGAAGGTGAAGAAGTTATCGTGCATAGAAAAGGCGCTACCCCTGCCGGAAAAGGTGTAATGGGTATCATACCGGGCAGCATGACGGCGCCGGGATTCCTCGTGAGGGGTAAAGGCGAGGAAGCTGCCATCAACTCGGCATCGCACGGTGCGGGAAGGCAGATGAGCCGGACACAGGCCATAAAGAACATTACCAAAGCCGATATGAAGCAGGTGCTGAAAGACCACGGTGTAAACCTGATCGGTGCCGGAAGGGACGAAGCCCCAATGGCCTATAAGGATATCGATATGGTGATGGCTGCCCAGACCGGACTTGTAGATGTTGTCGCTAAATTCACACCCAAACTGGTACGAATGGCCGACGACGGAAGCAGGGAGGATTAA